CGCCTGCACGCTGCTGGCGTAGCGGTGCTTCGAGGGGCGCGCGGGCTGTCGACCGGTCAGCGCGCGCCGAGCGGGCGCGGCGGATGCGGGCCCTCCCTCGTACGATTAAGGGAAATACGCCAACGGACGGAGGCGCCGCGCCTCCGTCCGTCGCTCGTTTAGGAGCGGAATTCGCCGCGGTTGCTCTACGTGGCGGAGTTACCCGCAGTTCCAGGGCTCGCAGGTGCCGCAGTTCGTGTCCGGACCACAGGTGTGCTCGTAGCAGGTGCCGTTGCACGAGGCGTTGCAGGTGGCGTCGCAGCTGCCGTTGCACGAGGCATCACAGGTGGGGCAGCCCGGGCACGTGCAGTTGGTGTAGCAGGTGCACTGCTCACCGAACACGGTGCCGGTCTTCGCCTCGGGCTTGGTGGTGTCGAATGAGTCGACGGTCAGCTCGTCCAGGTTCAGCCTGAGCTTGGTACGCATGGGGTTCTCCATCGTAAAGGCCGAGGAAAAACACCGGACGGGCGGAGGCATGGCGCCCCCGCCCGTCATCAATTTAGAGGCACATCTCGTTGCAGTTGGTTTGGAGCGCGGTGTATCCGCAGTTGTAGCGATTGCAGGTGTCGTACTGGGTGTCGGTGCAGGCGCAGGTGTTTTCGTAGCAGGTGCCGTTGCACGACGCGCCGCAGGTTCCGTTGCACGAGGCATCGCAGGTGTAGCAGCCCGGACACGTGCAATTGGTGTAGCAGGTGCACTGCTCTCCGAACACGGTGCCGGTCTTCGCCTCGGTCTTCGTGGTATCGAACGAATCCACGGCCAGTTGGTCCAGGTTCAGCTTGAGCTTGGTGCGCATGGGGTCCTCCCGGGGGCGGTGGGAAAATGCCGGCCTCGCGTCCGCGAGGTCCGACGAGAACGACCACGCGTAGCGCAGCCGCAGCACACAGCTCAACTCGTAACCCAATGGCAGCGTGTCCGTCACGAACGCGAAGGCGTAAACGGCACGCACAGGGGCCGCAATTATCCCGGCCGGCAGCCACTCGATGGCGGGCGCTTGGGAGATTCAGCCGTTTGCGTTGTGACGCAAAAGGTGTTCCCTGTCGGCGCCACTGGAACCGCTCACGCGCAGCAAAACGGGGCCGGGGGATGATCCGCCGGCCCCGCGCGTTGTTCAGCGCCTGCCGAAAATACTCAGGCCGTGGCGGCTTCGGCGGGCTTCCTGGCGCCGAGGAGTTCCTGGGCCACGATGTAGCCCGATCCGCCGTTCACGCCGTGCCCCGGCCAGGTGGCGGCGCCCAGCATATGCACATTGGGAACGACGGTGCGATGGCTGGGCTGGCCCGCCATCGGGCGGAACAGGTAGCTCTGCGCCACGTCGTGCGAGCCGCCGTACGGATCGCCCGGGCCGGCGTTGGGGCTGAAGGCCGCGATGTCGCCGGGAGAGGTCACGTGCATTCCCAGGATGGCGCCGGGCACGTTCGGAAGGTGGCGGCCCACGATGTCCACCAGCCGGTCGGCGTAGCGGCGCTTCAGGTCGTCGGTCCAGGTGCCGTCGCCCACCTCGATGGTCCCCGCGGCGTCGCCCTTGGGCCGGTTGGGGACTTCGAGCACCTGAATGCGCAGGATGGACTTGCCCTCCGGTGCCCGTGACGGGTCCAGGTTGGTGGGGCAGTCGATGGAGATGGTGGGGTTCGCTGGCAATTGGCCGTTCAGCGCCTGCGTCACGTGCTCGGCGGTGGCGCCCATGCCGCGCGTCAGGTGCGGCTGTCCCGTGCGCGCCATCCGCTCGTCGGCCCAGCGGGGCGCCTCGGAAAGGGCCAGCTGAATCTGCACGCAGCCGCGACCGTAGCGGTACTTGCCGGCCTGGCGGACGAGCGGGGCCGGAACGTCGGAGCCCTCCAGCAGCTTCAGGTATAGCTGGTCGGGGTTCACCGACGCGACCACGGTGCGCGCGTGGATCTCCTCACCGTCCGCGGTCCGCACGCCATACGCGCGGCCGTTCCTGA
The Longimicrobium sp. genome window above contains:
- a CDS encoding NAD(P)/FAD-dependent oxidoreductase, which codes for MDKFDAVFIGSGHNALVAAAYLARAGQSVLVLERNDRPGGLVRTDELTLPGFKHDTFSAAHPLFLTGAAYADLGPELQDRGLRYVNTAYPTGVSMEDGRTALFPVDFAEAVAECERLAPGDGAAFATMMQEFGAHAGDVFGLFNQDLASDDARKTIRRLMVNPDGPGFTEFAADFFTSARDVLEGRFRSDVFHAMVAPWVMHLGRTPDGANGGFWVPLTLMALMGGGMAIPVGGSEMLAKSLVKLIEDRGGVVRSGTPVERILVRNGRAYGVRTADGEEIHARTVVASVNPDQLYLKLLEGSDVPAPLVRQAGKYRYGRGCVQIQLALSEAPRWADERMARTGQPHLTRGMGATAEHVTQALNGQLPANPTISIDCPTNLDPSRAPEGKSILRIQVLEVPNRPKGDAAGTIEVGDGTWTDDLKRRYADRLVDIVGRHLPNVPGAILGMHVTSPGDIAAFSPNAGPGDPYGGSHDVAQSYLFRPMAGQPSHRTVVPNVHMLGAATWPGHGVNGGSGYIVAQELLGARKPAEAATA